One Rosa chinensis cultivar Old Blush chromosome 5, RchiOBHm-V2, whole genome shotgun sequence genomic region harbors:
- the LOC112165239 gene encoding dnaJ protein homolog gives MFGGGRPPKKSDNSKYYEILGVSKTASPEDLKKAYKKAAIKNHPDKGGDPEKFKELAQAYEVLSDPEKREIYDQYGEDGLKEGMGAGGHDPFDIFSSFFGGGGSPFGGMGGGSSRGRRQRRGEDVVHPLKVSLEDLYLGTSKKLSLSRNVLCSKCKGKGSKSGASTKCGGCQGTGMKVTIRHLGPSMIQQMQHACNECKGTGETISDKDRCGQCKGEKVVQEKKVLEVHVEKGMQNGQKITFPGEADEAPDTITGDIVFIIQQKEHPKFKRKMDDLFVEHSLSLTDAICGFQFVLNHLDGRQLLIKSNPGEVVKPDSFKAINDEGMPMYQRPFMKGKLYIHFSVDFPETLSPEQVKALEAALPRASHQELTDMELDECEETTLHDVNMEEEMRRKQHQAHSEAYDEDDDMPGGAQRVQCAQQ, from the exons CCTCGCCGGAAGATTTGAAGAAGGCTTACAAGAAAGCCGCCATCAAGAACCATCCTGATAAGGGTGGAGATCCAGAAAAA TTTAAAGAGTTGGCTCAGGCTTATGAGGTTCTGAGCGACCCGGAGAAGAGAGAAATTTATGATCAATATGGTGAGGATGGACTTAAGGAAGGAATGGGAGCGGGTGGCCATGACCCATTTGacatcttctcctctttctttggtggtggtggcagCCCATTTGGAGGCATGGGAG GTGGTAGTAGCAGAGGACGGAGACAGAGACGTGGAGAAGATGTGGTTCACCCATTGAAGGTCTCTTTGGAAGACCTATATCTTGGAACCTCGAAGAAGCTTTCTCTATCTCGCAATGTGCTGTGCTCTAAGTGCAAAGG CAAAGGATCAAAATCTGGAGCCTCAACCAAGTGTGGTGGTTGCCAAGGAACTGGTATGAAGGTCACTATTAGACATCTTGGACCCTCTATGATTCAACAGATGCAGCATGCTTGCAATGAATGTAAGGGTACCGGAGAGACCATTAGTGACAAGGACCGCTGTGGACAGTGCAAGGGAGAGAAGGTTGTTCAAGAGAAGAAAGTTTTAGAAGTCCATGTGGAGAAGGGTATGCAGAATGGACAGAAGATCACATTTCCTGGCGAAGCTGATGAAGCT CCTGACACAATCACTGGTGATATAGTGTTCATCATTCAGCAAAAGGAACATCCCAAGTTCAagagaaagatggatgaccTTTTTGTGGAGCACTCTTTATCGCTTACAGATGCTATATGTGGTTTCCAGTTTGTGCTGAACCATTTGGATGGCAGGCAGCTACTTATCAAATCAAACCCTGGCGAAGTTGTGAAGCCTG ATTCGTTTAAGGCCATCAATGATGAGGGTATGCCAATGTACCAGAGGCCATTCATGAAGGGCAAGCTGTACATCCATTTTTCGGTGGACTTCCCTGAAACTCTGAGCCCTGAGCAGGTCAAGGCTTTGGAAGCTGCTCTTCCAAGGGCATCGCATCAGGAGCTGACAGACATGGAGTTGGATGAGTGTGAGGAGACGACTCTGCATGATGTGAACATGGAGGAGGAGATGAGGAGGAAACAGCACCAGGCTCATTCGGAGGCgtatgatgaggatgatgacaTGCCTGGTGGTGCACAGAGGGTGCAATGCGCACAGCAGTGA